One Nocardia huaxiensis genomic window, TCATGGGCGAGGTGCTCACCGAGACGGCCACCTACACCGACCCGACCGTCCACACCGCCGGCATCGCGGAATTGCTCGCCCATATAGACATCGTGCTGGCCCGTCGCCCCGGCGCGACCGTGGTGCGCACCAGCCGCGTCGATACCCATCACGGCCTGGCCCGCTTCTCCTGGCACGTCGTGCAGAGCGATGGCGAGGCGCTGCCCGACGGCCTGGACCTGGTCGAACTCGCCGAGG contains:
- a CDS encoding nuclear transport factor 2 family protein; translated protein: MAGFDRSLDQLIDTYCAAWSNPDPAHRRKLMGEVLTETATYTDPTVHTAGIAELLAHIDIVLARRPGATVVRTSRVDTHHGLARFSWHVVQSDGEALPDGLDLVELAEDGRIQRIIGFFGPL